Proteins encoded within one genomic window of Glycine soja cultivar W05 chromosome 1, ASM419377v2, whole genome shotgun sequence:
- the LOC114425364 gene encoding transcription factor CPC-like isoform X2, translated as MSTTATTTSEVSSNEWKVIHMSEQEEDLIRRMYKLVGDKWNLIAGRIPGRKAEEIERFWIMRHGDAFSVKRNGSKTQDS; from the exons ATGTCCACCACCGCAACTACAACCTctgaag TTAGCAGCAATGAGTGGAAAGTCATACACATGAGCGAGCAAGAGGAGGATCTCATTCGCAGGATGTACAAGCTAGTCGGGgacaa GTGGAATTTGATAGCTGGTCGCATTCCCGGTCGTAAAGCAGAAGAAATAGAGAGATTCTGGATTATGAGACACGGCGATGCTTTTTCTGTTAAAAGAAACGGAAGTAAAACCCAAGACTCGTGA
- the LOC114425364 gene encoding MYB-like transcription factor ETC3 isoform X1 gives MSTTATTTSEEVSSNEWKVIHMSEQEEDLIRRMYKLVGDKWNLIAGRIPGRKAEEIERFWIMRHGDAFSVKRNGSKTQDS, from the exons ATGTCCACCACCGCAACTACAACCTctgaag AAGTTAGCAGCAATGAGTGGAAAGTCATACACATGAGCGAGCAAGAGGAGGATCTCATTCGCAGGATGTACAAGCTAGTCGGGgacaa GTGGAATTTGATAGCTGGTCGCATTCCCGGTCGTAAAGCAGAAGAAATAGAGAGATTCTGGATTATGAGACACGGCGATGCTTTTTCTGTTAAAAGAAACGGAAGTAAAACCCAAGACTCGTGA